One window from the genome of Bacillus tianshenii encodes:
- a CDS encoding bifunctional diguanylate cyclase/phosphodiesterase: MGVNNETKQSFKQTLSTAIGALSNISSKGLKLKGKSSGENHKQLNYYDSLTNLPNRTYTKQLLQEMLDNENVKNLTVLYLDIERFKKLNDSFGYEYGDLVIQQVAEKIACHFNHKGILSRFGSDEFVFILYPHQAKENVRQIIDDISTLFRAPLDIGSHTFYINLHAGVSYYPQDGMTANVLINHAEAALNAAKDTNRRCAFYKPELNMRNYDELILESYLYEALEKDEFELHFQPQYHSKTNKIVGVEALLRWNHPEIGYIPPDKFIPTAEQTGLIETIGLWVLRKSCEQLQKWRRKGYEELKLSVNLSLRQLVHDDFVDEVKTIIEETSIPAENLTLEITESLSMDYKRFIPILKDLKTLGLKLAIDDFGTGYSSLSYLKQLPIDFLKIDRLFIDDMMKDVKSLLIVRTIISLSEHLKLDVIAEGVETIEQLELLKESECHLLQGYFISKPVPAVEIDRLLPSLSLA; the protein is encoded by the coding sequence ATGGGCGTAAATAACGAAACGAAGCAAAGCTTTAAGCAGACACTGTCTACGGCAATTGGAGCGTTATCAAATATCAGTTCAAAAGGTTTAAAATTAAAGGGAAAATCTTCAGGGGAAAACCATAAACAATTGAATTATTATGATAGCCTTACTAATCTGCCGAATCGTACCTACACGAAGCAACTTCTTCAAGAAATGCTCGATAACGAAAATGTGAAGAACCTTACTGTCTTATACCTTGATATTGAACGGTTTAAGAAATTGAACGATTCTTTCGGATATGAATATGGAGATTTGGTTATTCAGCAAGTGGCAGAAAAGATTGCATGTCATTTTAACCATAAGGGAATTCTTTCACGCTTTGGCTCTGATGAATTTGTTTTCATTCTCTATCCTCACCAAGCGAAAGAAAACGTCAGACAAATCATTGATGATATTTCCACACTCTTTCGTGCTCCGCTTGATATTGGCAGTCATACGTTTTATATCAACCTTCATGCTGGTGTTTCCTACTACCCGCAAGATGGAATGACAGCTAATGTATTAATTAATCATGCAGAAGCTGCGTTGAATGCTGCAAAAGATACGAATAGACGTTGTGCCTTTTACAAGCCTGAGTTAAATATGAGAAATTATGATGAACTTATTCTTGAAAGCTACCTTTATGAGGCATTAGAAAAGGATGAGTTCGAGCTTCATTTTCAGCCACAGTATCATTCAAAGACGAATAAAATTGTTGGTGTAGAAGCATTGTTGCGTTGGAATCATCCAGAGATCGGATATATCCCACCTGATAAATTCATTCCAACCGCCGAACAAACAGGATTAATTGAAACGATTGGGTTATGGGTTTTAAGGAAATCATGTGAGCAGCTGCAAAAGTGGCGGAGGAAAGGGTATGAAGAACTCAAGCTATCTGTTAATCTTTCTCTTCGTCAATTAGTACACGATGATTTTGTAGATGAGGTAAAGACGATTATTGAAGAAACGTCCATTCCTGCGGAAAACCTTACTCTTGAAATAACAGAGAGTTTATCCATGGATTATAAACGATTTATTCCTATTCTAAAGGATTTGAAGACGTTAGGGCTTAAGCTTGCAATTGATGATTTCGGAACTGGGTATAGCTCTTTATCATATTTGAAACAACTTCCGATAGATTTCTTGAAAATTGACCGCCTATTTATTGATGACATGATGAAGGATGTAAAGTCGCTTCTTATTGTACGTACAATTATTTCCCTATCTGAACATCTGAAATTAGATGTCATTGCAGAAGGTGTAGAAACAATCGAACAGTTGGAATTGCTTAAAGAAAGTGAATGTCATCTACTGCAAGGGTATTTTATAAGTAAGCCTGTTCCAGCTGTAGAAATTGATCGATTATTACCTTCGCTAAGTCTTGCATAA
- a CDS encoding methyl-accepting chemotaxis protein, whose amino-acid sequence MIRNLSIRKKLNLSFFTMTAFLAIVIIIGLINTNETNRSLEHINVEEEVMAAYNDIAFHVVRANAAVRGYMLYQDDLMRDNHYEIRKQAHAAIEKVKELDGESSDFKEFENNFLAWEEAIDKEVFSLIDNGQIAEAAAVSKPILGEGSRTLVLFSKEMANKKNAEIISLTDKIEKNGDKNFLIMLVVGLIAAVVSVSIALVFGRRITKAIDDIVKNITEFASGNLTINIKSNRSDELGQLAKAINAMADHLKGMLKGIANSSDRVAATSEELTASSEEVSKANEQISESIQEISTGIEKQNERTKDSGEHVDHISNEMQHINENIKNVNQVVSDTTTVAGNGREIVAKVVNQMDVILAKTDSITEALHSLNDKSTNIGKMVVLISDIAEQTNLLALNASIEAARAGEHGKGFAVVANEVRKLAEQSAGAAQQIRALTDEITSETSSIVKAMDDNNESVHNGKTYADQTDDSFEHIHQAVAQVHEQTLSVTQVIEKINEDIQYLVHDFKDMLEVSENSVDHVQSVAASTEQENAAMQEIAAAAHELSKMSVELREAVHVFKV is encoded by the coding sequence ATGATTCGCAACCTTAGCATTCGAAAGAAGTTAAACCTCAGCTTCTTTACGATGACAGCTTTTTTAGCAATTGTTATTATCATTGGTCTTATTAACACGAACGAGACGAATCGTTCTTTAGAACATATTAATGTTGAGGAAGAAGTAATGGCCGCATACAATGACATTGCCTTTCATGTTGTACGTGCAAATGCAGCTGTGCGTGGCTACATGCTCTATCAAGACGATTTAATGCGAGATAACCATTATGAAATTCGTAAACAAGCACATGCAGCAATTGAAAAAGTGAAAGAGCTTGATGGGGAAAGTTCAGATTTCAAGGAATTTGAGAACAACTTTTTAGCTTGGGAAGAAGCGATTGATAAAGAGGTGTTTTCTCTTATTGATAACGGCCAAATTGCTGAAGCAGCAGCTGTTTCAAAGCCGATCTTAGGGGAAGGTTCTCGTACGCTCGTGCTTTTTTCAAAGGAAATGGCAAACAAAAAGAATGCAGAAATTATAAGCCTTACAGATAAAATAGAGAAAAACGGTGACAAGAATTTCTTGATTATGCTTGTAGTTGGCTTAATTGCTGCAGTGGTAAGCGTAAGTATTGCGCTAGTTTTTGGACGTCGGATTACTAAAGCAATTGACGACATCGTAAAGAATATAACTGAATTTGCGAGTGGGAACCTGACGATTAACATTAAATCAAATCGAAGTGATGAGCTTGGTCAGTTAGCAAAAGCGATCAATGCCATGGCTGATCATCTCAAAGGCATGCTAAAAGGAATAGCAAATTCCTCTGATCGTGTTGCAGCAACTTCCGAAGAATTAACAGCAAGCAGTGAAGAAGTCAGCAAAGCAAACGAACAAATTAGTGAGTCGATTCAAGAGATTTCAACAGGTATTGAAAAGCAAAATGAAAGAACGAAAGATTCAGGCGAACATGTCGATCACATTTCAAATGAGATGCAGCATATTAATGAAAATATTAAAAATGTTAACCAAGTCGTTTCTGATACAACCACAGTTGCAGGAAATGGCCGAGAGATCGTAGCTAAAGTTGTGAATCAAATGGATGTGATTCTTGCTAAGACAGATTCCATCACAGAAGCTCTTCATTCATTGAATGATAAGTCAACCAACATCGGGAAAATGGTTGTGCTCATTTCTGATATTGCTGAGCAGACAAATTTATTAGCGCTGAACGCATCAATAGAGGCAGCTCGAGCAGGGGAGCATGGGAAAGGCTTTGCAGTTGTTGCGAATGAAGTAAGAAAACTGGCCGAACAATCTGCAGGTGCTGCTCAACAAATTCGCGCTTTAACAGATGAAATTACCTCTGAGACATCAAGCATTGTGAAAGCTATGGATGATAACAATGAATCAGTTCATAACGGCAAAACGTATGCGGATCAAACAGATGATTCGTTCGAACACATTCATCAAGCTGTTGCTCAGGTTCATGAACAAACGTTATCAGTAACCCAAGTAATTGAAAAGATCAACGAAGATATTCAATATCTCGTGCATGATTTTAAAGATATGTTAGAGGTATCGGAGAATTCGGTAGACCATGTGCAAAGTGTTGCAGCATCAACTGAACAAGAAAACGCTGCTATGCAGGAAATTGCAGCAGCAGCACATGAATTATCGAAGATGTCAGTTGAGCTACGTGAAGCTGTACATGTCTTTAAAGTGTAA
- a CDS encoding DUF6501 family protein, which yields MIHQNWKESKTIKTLKCLHTNAKKYTVENVLTAGKTYEVKNETEEFYFIVDNTGRVGGFNKEYFEEV from the coding sequence ATGATTCATCAAAATTGGAAAGAGAGCAAAACAATTAAGACATTAAAGTGCCTCCATACAAATGCAAAGAAATATACGGTTGAAAATGTTTTGACAGCCGGCAAAACATATGAGGTGAAAAATGAAACTGAAGAGTTTTATTTCATCGTTGATAATACGGGCCGAGTAGGCGGCTTTAACAAGGAATATTTTGAAGAAGTATAA